In Brevibacillus brevis NBRC 100599, a single genomic region encodes these proteins:
- a CDS encoding FecCD family ABC transporter permease — protein sequence MQKTTTRQRKSTFVLIVIGLVILLLIGLLLSLFTGVASLQIRSLVTHWLSGEFSKELLIFQTIRVPRAVLGAIIGANLAVAGAVMQAVTRNPLASPQVFGVNAGACLVVVLAILFLPDIGKANLIYFAFAGAILGGLVVFGFAASRGMTNLKIALVGMAIHLLLTSITKGIIIFNEHISNVLYWLSGSISGAAWTDVQLILPWSMAGLLLAIWLSGSLSVFRLGEEVAMGLGQKIARVRLLSYVVVVILAGASVAVAGAVGFVGLMIPHIARRLVGTDYRVVIPVSALGGAVLVTYSDVLARLISYPFESPVGIVTALLGTPFFLYLARKKGREMV from the coding sequence TTGCAGAAAACAACGACACGACAACGAAAAAGTACCTTTGTCCTCATTGTGATCGGCTTGGTAATCCTCTTGCTGATCGGTTTGTTGCTGAGCTTGTTTACCGGAGTAGCTTCGCTGCAGATTCGCTCATTAGTAACGCATTGGTTATCGGGCGAATTCTCCAAGGAGCTCTTGATTTTCCAAACCATCCGCGTTCCAAGAGCCGTGCTGGGAGCCATCATTGGGGCAAATTTAGCTGTGGCAGGTGCAGTGATGCAGGCCGTTACCCGCAATCCGCTGGCATCCCCGCAAGTGTTTGGCGTGAATGCGGGGGCTTGTCTGGTGGTCGTACTTGCGATTTTGTTTTTACCGGATATCGGGAAAGCCAACCTCATTTATTTTGCATTTGCTGGGGCGATTCTCGGGGGACTTGTGGTCTTTGGTTTTGCAGCTTCCCGCGGGATGACCAATCTCAAGATCGCTTTGGTAGGAATGGCTATCCACCTGCTGCTTACCTCCATTACGAAGGGAATTATTATTTTTAACGAACACATATCGAATGTATTGTACTGGTTGTCTGGCTCCATTAGCGGAGCGGCCTGGACGGATGTGCAATTGATTTTGCCATGGTCGATGGCGGGACTCCTGCTGGCGATCTGGCTGTCCGGCTCTTTGTCTGTGTTTCGACTGGGGGAGGAAGTCGCGATGGGGTTGGGACAAAAAATCGCCCGCGTCCGTCTGCTGTCTTATGTTGTGGTCGTTATTTTGGCAGGCGCCTCTGTTGCTGTCGCCGGAGCTGTTGGGTTCGTCGGACTGATGATTCCGCATATCGCAAGGAGGCTCGTTGGTACGGACTATCGCGTCGTCATCCCTGTGTCTGCGCTTGGTGGTGCTGTTTTAGTGACCTATTCCGATGTCCTGGCTCGCTTGATTTCCTATCCGTTTGAGTCTCCTGTAGGGATTGTAACGGCTCTCCTGGGAACTCCGTTCTTTCTGTACTTGGCGAGAAAAAAGGGGAGGGAAATGGTATGA
- a CDS encoding FecCD family ABC transporter permease yields MTTRKNILLLMGLGALVLVAALLSMGIGPIFIGPDQLIRVIMGEASSLTFMIENYRLPRALLAILAGAGFAIAGVILQGMIRNPLASPDVVGVTKGAGLFAVVVIILFPTASPLLLPIVAFLGALAVAIALIYFARKSGAQPTTFALVGMGVGAICQALTEFIMVKYPMQANDSLVWLAGSLWGKGWDEIYALLPWLLVFIPISFALHRKLDIISLDEGSSTGLGLNVVRTRYMLLLLAVALAGACVAAIGSIGFVGLIAPHMARKLFGHQHRYLLPGAAVLGALILVIADALGRGLNPPFEIPAGIVTAVIGVPYFLYLVRQEKRK; encoded by the coding sequence ATGACTACGCGAAAAAACATCCTGCTCCTGATGGGCCTCGGTGCCTTAGTCTTAGTGGCAGCATTGCTTAGCATGGGGATCGGTCCGATCTTTATCGGCCCTGATCAACTCATTCGAGTGATTATGGGCGAAGCTTCATCGCTTACGTTTATGATTGAAAACTATCGATTGCCGCGGGCGTTGCTCGCGATTCTTGCTGGAGCGGGCTTCGCGATCGCTGGTGTGATTTTGCAAGGAATGATTCGTAATCCGCTGGCATCACCGGATGTCGTAGGGGTAACGAAAGGTGCGGGCTTGTTCGCAGTTGTGGTCATCATTTTGTTTCCGACCGCTTCACCACTTCTCCTCCCGATTGTCGCGTTTTTGGGAGCACTGGCGGTAGCCATTGCCCTCATCTATTTCGCTCGGAAAAGCGGTGCACAGCCAACTACGTTTGCCTTGGTTGGAATGGGAGTAGGGGCGATCTGCCAAGCGTTGACGGAATTCATCATGGTAAAGTATCCGATGCAAGCCAATGATTCTCTTGTCTGGCTGGCAGGGAGCTTGTGGGGGAAAGGCTGGGATGAAATTTACGCTTTGCTGCCGTGGCTGCTCGTATTCATTCCGATTAGCTTTGCCCTGCATCGAAAGCTGGACATTATTAGTCTGGATGAAGGGAGCTCCACCGGGCTTGGACTGAATGTCGTGCGAACACGCTATATGCTCTTGCTGCTCGCCGTTGCGTTGGCAGGCGCATGTGTAGCGGCGATTGGCTCGATCGGCTTTGTGGGATTAATTGCGCCGCATATGGCGAGAAAGCTGTTCGGTCATCAGCATCGTTATCTGTTGCCAGGTGCGGCGGTTCTGGGAGCGTTGATTCTCGTCATTGCAGATGCATTGGGGAGGGGACTGAATCCTCCGTTCGAGATTCCCGCGGGTATCGTGACGGCCGTCATCGGTGTTCCGTACTTCTTGTATTTGGTGCGTCAAGAGAAGAGAAAGTAA